A window of Juglans regia cultivar Chandler chromosome 7, Walnut 2.0, whole genome shotgun sequence contains these coding sequences:
- the LOC108981254 gene encoding DEAD-box ATP-dependent RNA helicase 3, chloroplastic-like — protein MAAFVGVSSIYQTPTVELFRRTATTTTPLLSLHLSDKSHFNNVLRAYNSGQKPFSFDSSGTLRSGFKQQNFGSVPSAIATPNSSVLSEEAFKGLGGGFSEDSLDGYYDSETEPSSAASVDQEELALPKLGLPQSLVDTLERRGITHLFPIQRAVLVPALEGRDLIARAKTGTGKTLAFGIPIIKRLYEDDEQRGSQRRSGRLPRGLVLAPTRELAKQVEKEIKDSAPYLSTVCVYGGVSYVTQQNALSRGVDVVVGTPGRIIDLINGNSLKLGEVQYLVLDEADQMLAVGFEEDVEVILEKLPTVRQSMLFSATMPGWVKKLARKYLNNPLTIDLVGDREEKLAEGIKLYAISATASSKRTILSDLVTVYAKGGKTIVFTQTKRDADEVSIALTNSIPSEALHGDISQHQRERTLNGFRQGKFTVLVATDVASRGLDIPNVDLVIHYELPNDSETFVHRSGRTGRAGKEGTAILMFATSQRRTVRSLEHDVGCKFEFVSPPAIEEVLESSADQVVATLTGVHAESVEFFTPTAQKLIEERGVSALAAALAQLSGFSRPPSSRSLINHEQGCVTLQLTRDPTYSSRYLSARSVTGFLSDVYPAAADEVGKIHLIADERVQGAVFDLPEEIAKELLNRQAPPGNTISKITKLPALQDDGPPSDYYGRFSGRDRNNRQGPRDRRGLRSSRGRDGGRDSESDDGLFRSGGQSYRTDNSRSRFSKGSGNDWLIGGRQSRTRDRSFGGSCFNCGRSGHRASECPSKQDY, from the exons ATGGCTGCTTTCGTAGGCGTTTCGTCCATTTACCAAACTCCGACAGTCGAGCTCTTTAGAAGgacagcaacaacaacaacgccTTTGCTTTCGTTACACTTATCCGACAAGTCTCACTTCAACAATGTTCTGAGAGCCTACAACTCCGGCCAAAAGCCATTCTCTTTCGATTCTAGTGGTACGCTCAGGAGTGGTTTCAAGCAGCAAAACTTTGGTTCGGTTCCCTCCGCTATTGCCACTCCCAATTCTTCGGTCCTGAGTGAAGAGGCATTCAAAGGCCTCGGTGGTGGTTTCTCTGAGGACTCTCTGGATGGCTATTATGACTCAGAGACGGAGCCATCTTCTGCTGCCTCTGTGGACCAGGAGGAACTCGCTCTTCCCAAATTGGGACTGCCTCAGAGCCTCGTCGATACCCTCGAGAGGCGTGGGATAACTCACCTTTTTCCCATTCAA AGAGCTGTTTTAGTCCCCGCACTAGAAGGTCGAGATCTCATTGCTCGTGCAAAGACTGGGACTGGGAAGACGTTAGCCTTTGGGATCCCAATTATTAAGCGCCTTTATGAAGATGACGAACAAAGAGGGTCTCAAAG GCGGTCTGGTCGTCTTCCTAGAGGTTTGGTTCTTGCACCTACCCGGGAGCTTGCAAAGCAAGTGGAAAAGGAGATTAAAGATTCTGCACCTTATTTAAGTACTGTGTGTGTTTACGGAGGGGTTTCTTATGTTACACAGCAGAATGCACTTTCCCGCGGGGTTGATGTAGTTGTTGGAACTCCTGGTCGAATAATCGACCTTATCAATGGTAACAGCCTCAAACTAGGGGAAGTTCAATATTTGGTCCTTGATGAAGCTGATCAGATGCTTGCGGTTGGCTTTGAGGAGGATGTGGAAGTAATTTTAGAAAAGCTTCCAACTGTGCGTCAGAGTATGCTTTTCTCTGCAACTATGCCTGGTTGGGTGAAGAAACTAGCACGGAAATATTTGAACAATCCATTGACAATTGATTTg GTTGGTGACCGAGAGGAAAAGCTTGCAGAAGGGATCAAGCTATATGCTATATCAGCCACTGCATCTTCAAAGCGGACCATTCTTAGTGACCTTGTCACG GTTTATGCAAAGGGTGGGAAGACCATTGTTTTCACACAGACTAAACGCGATGCTGATGAAGTCTCAATAGCATTAACAAATAGCATTCCTTCTGAGGCATTGCATGGAGATATATCTCAGCATCAAAGGGAGAGAACATTAAATGGTTTTCGACAAGGGAAATTCACAGTTCTTGTTGCCACTGATGTTGCATCCCGTGGTCTCGATATCCCCAATGTTGATCTG GTCATTCACTATGAACTTCCCAATGATTCAGAGACTTTTGTGCATCGATCTGGTCGTACTGGACGTGCAGGAAAAGAAGGTACTGCAATTCTGATGTTTGCTACTAGCCAGAGGAGAACGGTGAGATCCCTTGAGCATGATGTGGGATGCAAGTTTGAGTTTGTTAGCCCACCAGCCATTGAAGAGGTTCTGGAGTCATCTGCTGATCAAGTGGTTGCTACCCTTACTGGAGTTCATGCCGAGTCTGTAGAGTTTTTCACCCCAACCGCACAAAAATTGATTGAAGAACGGGGAGTAAGTGCTCTTGCTGCTGCACTAGCACAATTGAGTGGATTCTCCCGACCTCCTTCATCCCGGTCTCTCATCAATCATGAGCAG GGATGCGTTACATTGCAATTGACTCGAGATCCAACTTATTCTAGTAGATACCTGTCTGCTAGATCTGTCACTGGGTTTCTTTCTGATGTTTATCCTGCAGCTGCTGATGAAGTTGGAAAAATACATCTAATTGCAGATGAAAGG GTTCAAGGTGCGGTTTTTGATCTTCCGGAGGAGATAGCAAAAGAGTTGCTTAATAGGCAAGCACCACCTGGAAATACAATTTCCAAGATTACCAAG TTGCCTGCATTGCAAGATGATGGGCCTCCGAGTGATTATTATGGCAGGTTTTCTGGCAGGGATCGGAATAACAGGCAAGGACCTAGAGATCGGAGAGGTCTTAGAAGCTCACGGGGTCGGGATGGTGGTCGAGACTCGGAAAGTGATGACGGTTTATTTAGGAGTGGTGGCCAGAGTTATAGAACTGACAACAGTCGGTCGCGATTTTCAAAAGGAAGTGGAAACGATTGGCTAATTGGAGGTAGACAATCGAGAACCAGGGACAG AAGCTTTGGAGGTTCCTGTTTTAATTGTGGACGGTCAGGGCACAGGGCATCAGAATGCCCAAGCAAGCAAGACTATTAG